In a single window of the Lebetimonas sp. JH292 genome:
- the glyS gene encoding glycine--tRNA ligase subunit beta produces MLKPLLIEIGVEELPAIPLLKELSNIEKSWLNILEEYNLKTDFNFYYTPRRLTLWHREFPTKQEDKTEEIWGAPKAIAEKNPKAVEGFAKKCGILPNEVEYKTKGDQEFLYFKKEVKGKEAKELLPEMIEKWLKILNFGKIMKWGECVEEFIRPIRWILAMIEDEAIIFNKYCVTSSNFTYGHRFFKDKIFIDFVGKYFCELDKKGVILYQDERRKKIISDIEKIEKDNSVKVEIDKDLLEEIVAITEYPTPLLGKFDEEFLVLPPEVIITSMKENQRYFPVFKNNKLTNAFVVVSNAYTKDFSKIINGNERVLRARLKDALFFYKNDLKNGLSIEGLKDIVYMDNLGSLYDKVKREEKIGKILAEKFKTDKEKLNTAVNLAKADLLTEMVYEFTELQGIMGYYYAKAQGIDEEIATAIKEQYSNSASNKISALLNIARNLDTLAGLFSIGKIPKGNKDPFGLRRAANYIIKISLENSIPLDFKEILEKIKPFYKNLDTDKLLEFIYERFYKFYNVNPSVIRAVLATGESNILEIDKKIKLMNEIVKSSDFKDLSVTFKRVGNIVKDFDLNTIKVDEKLFEKEEEKKLWNEFKKVKNYTDLEKKLDFLISLKPLIDNFFDNVMVNVEDEKTRHNRKSMIASIYKEFLDIADIKEITI; encoded by the coding sequence ATGTTAAAACCTCTTCTTATAGAAATAGGCGTTGAAGAACTGCCTGCGATTCCTTTATTAAAAGAACTTTCAAATATTGAAAAAAGCTGGTTAAATATTTTAGAAGAATATAATTTAAAAACAGATTTCAATTTTTATTATACGCCAAGAAGACTGACTCTCTGGCACAGAGAATTTCCTACAAAACAGGAAGATAAAACAGAAGAAATTTGGGGTGCGCCTAAAGCAATAGCCGAAAAAAACCCAAAAGCTGTAGAAGGGTTTGCCAAAAAATGTGGAATACTGCCAAATGAAGTGGAATATAAAACAAAAGGAGATCAAGAATTTTTATATTTTAAAAAAGAAGTAAAAGGAAAAGAAGCAAAAGAACTTCTGCCTGAAATGATAGAAAAATGGTTAAAAATCCTTAATTTTGGTAAAATTATGAAATGGGGAGAATGCGTTGAAGAATTTATCCGCCCAATAAGATGGATTTTAGCAATGATTGAAGATGAAGCCATTATTTTTAATAAATATTGCGTAACTTCAAGTAATTTCACATACGGCCATCGATTTTTTAAAGATAAAATCTTTATAGATTTTGTTGGAAAATACTTTTGCGAACTTGATAAAAAAGGAGTTATTTTATATCAAGATGAGAGAAGAAAAAAAATAATAAGTGATATCGAAAAAATAGAAAAAGATAATAGTGTCAAAGTTGAAATTGATAAAGATTTACTTGAAGAAATAGTAGCTATTACAGAATATCCGACCCCGCTTCTTGGAAAATTTGATGAAGAATTTTTAGTTCTACCTCCGGAAGTTATTATTACCTCTATGAAAGAGAATCAAAGATATTTTCCCGTGTTTAAAAATAATAAATTAACTAATGCATTTGTTGTGGTAAGCAATGCGTATACAAAAGATTTTTCTAAAATTATCAACGGAAATGAAAGGGTACTTAGAGCAAGGCTAAAAGATGCCCTGTTTTTCTATAAAAACGATTTGAAAAACGGATTGTCAATTGAAGGGCTTAAAGATATAGTTTATATGGACAATCTTGGAAGTCTTTATGACAAAGTTAAAAGAGAAGAAAAAATAGGGAAAATTCTGGCTGAAAAATTTAAAACAGATAAAGAAAAATTAAATACTGCCGTCAACCTGGCAAAAGCCGATTTACTGACCGAAATGGTATATGAATTTACAGAACTTCAGGGAATCATGGGATATTATTACGCAAAAGCCCAGGGAATTGATGAAGAAATTGCAACAGCTATAAAAGAGCAATACAGCAACAGCGCCAGCAATAAAATTTCGGCACTTCTAAATATTGCAAGGAATTTGGATACACTTGCCGGACTTTTTAGCATAGGTAAAATTCCAAAAGGAAATAAAGACCCGTTTGGATTAAGAAGAGCCGCAAATTATATTATAAAAATATCTCTGGAAAACAGTATACCGCTTGATTTTAAAGAAATTTTAGAAAAAATAAAACCGTTTTATAAAAATCTGGATACAGATAAGCTGCTTGAATTCATCTATGAAAGATTTTATAAATTTTATAATGTCAATCCGTCCGTTATCAGGGCTGTTCTTGCCACAGGTGAAAGTAATATACTCGAAATAGACAAAAAAATAAAATTAATGAATGAAATTGTTAAAAGCAGTGATTTTAAAGATTTATCCGTTACATTCAAAAGAGTCGGGAATATAGTAAAAGATTTTGATTTGAATACAATAAAAGTAGATGAAAAACTTTTTGAAAAAGAAGAAGAAAAAAAATTATGGAATGAATTCAAAAAAGTCAAAAATTATACTGATTTAGAAAAAAAACTTGATTTTCTAATTTCACTGAAACCTTTAATAGATAATTTTTTTGATAATGTAATGGTAAATGTGGAAGATGAAAAAACAAGACATAACAGAAAAAGTATGATTGCTTCAATTTACAAAGAATTTTTGGATATTGCGGATATCAAGGAAATCACTATTTAA
- a CDS encoding thioesterase family protein, which yields MKPNVFKKKITVSKKDIDFNSHVNNLKYLEWMIECALEHSEKLGFNPQTYEKIGATWFAKSHHIEYKLPAFEGDELIIKTWVDDVKKITSKRKYEIYKNDKLICFGETEWVYVDYKTHRPKKISDEVIKKYFEV from the coding sequence ATGAAACCAAATGTCTTTAAAAAAAAGATTACAGTTTCAAAAAAAGATATAGATTTTAACTCTCATGTAAATAATTTGAAATATCTTGAATGGATGATAGAGTGTGCTCTCGAACACTCCGAAAAATTGGGCTTTAATCCCCAAACCTATGAAAAAATAGGTGCAACATGGTTTGCAAAATCACATCATATAGAATATAAACTTCCGGCATTTGAAGGTGATGAATTAATTATAAAAACATGGGTTGACGATGTTAAAAAGATAACATCAAAAAGAAAATATGAAATCTATAAAAATGACAAACTGATTTGTTTTGGAGAGACAGAGTGGGTATATGTGGATTATAAAACACACAGACCAAAAAAAATTTCTGATGAGGTAATAAAAAAATATTTTGAGGTTTGA
- a CDS encoding DUF302 domain-containing protein — protein MNKRSLIGGFIIGFVVAVFLIPLFFKLSAENMLFKRIKSPYSFEKTVKLLANRISHQPGWHIVTIINQEEEIKKYGGPDVGKVAIVKFCNAKLAGKMLSDDDTKFMAVKMPLSIAVYEDSKGQVFISLMNGYLLTRMLSGTKEGKIMELVVRDIESILSFVHFRYTIF, from the coding sequence ATGAATAAAAGAAGTTTGATAGGCGGATTTATAATAGGTTTTGTTGTAGCGGTATTTTTAATACCTTTGTTTTTTAAATTATCGGCTGAGAATATGCTTTTTAAGAGAATAAAAAGTCCTTACAGTTTTGAAAAAACAGTTAAATTATTAGCGAATAGAATATCACATCAGCCCGGATGGCATATTGTAACAATTATCAACCAGGAAGAAGAAATCAAAAAATACGGTGGTCCTGATGTGGGAAAGGTTGCAATTGTTAAATTTTGTAATGCTAAGCTTGCAGGAAAAATGCTAAGCGATGATGACACAAAATTTATGGCCGTAAAAATGCCTTTGTCAATTGCTGTATATGAAGATTCAAAAGGTCAGGTTTTTATTTCTTTAATGAACGGATATCTGTTAACAAGAATGCTTAGCGGTACAAAAGAGGGTAAAATTATGGAATTGGTTGTCAGAGATATAGAAAGTATATTATCATTTGTTCATTTCAGATATACAATCTTCTAA
- the truD gene encoding tRNA pseudouridine(13) synthase TruD: MIYSHSPVNFHFNKNSENFFVEEIPLYSFEHTGNWLMLKIRKKDLTTPQMIDIISKKTGIKRNEIGYAGLKDKDALTIQWISVPRKYRDEINRFEDKKIKILQQDLHRNKLKIGHLEANKFFVRLKKVLPVDAKKIERILIDIKKNGIPNFFGYQRFGRENNVAQAKEIIEGKRFIKNRRLEKFLISAYQSKLFNEWLMDRIKLSNIFELSKNELINLGYEKNLIDFVKSQEHPFKLLPGDVMSHYPLGRLFYLEDKKDTKRFYNKDISPTGLMPGKKAMRAKDFARHIEEKYDELIPANGDRRIAWIFPEIIDKNYIKEKAWYEFSFILPKGSYATVLIDILKGNINELA; this comes from the coding sequence ATGATATATTCACACAGCCCTGTAAATTTTCATTTTAATAAAAACAGCGAAAATTTTTTTGTTGAGGAAATTCCGCTTTATTCGTTTGAACATACCGGTAACTGGCTGATGCTTAAAATAAGAAAAAAAGATTTAACAACCCCCCAGATGATAGATATAATTTCAAAAAAAACCGGAATAAAAAGAAATGAAATAGGTTATGCGGGGTTAAAAGACAAAGACGCACTCACAATCCAGTGGATAAGTGTCCCACGTAAATACAGAGATGAAATTAACAGATTCGAAGATAAAAAAATAAAAATTTTACAGCAGGATTTACACAGAAACAAGCTTAAAATAGGTCATTTGGAAGCAAACAAATTTTTTGTAAGGCTTAAAAAAGTACTTCCTGTAGATGCAAAAAAAATAGAAAGAATTTTAATCGATATAAAGAAAAACGGAATTCCGAATTTTTTCGGATATCAGAGATTTGGAAGGGAAAATAACGTCGCACAAGCAAAAGAGATAATCGAAGGTAAAAGATTTATAAAAAACAGAAGGCTTGAGAAATTTTTGATAAGTGCTTATCAGTCAAAACTTTTTAACGAATGGCTGATGGATAGGATAAAACTCAGTAATATTTTTGAATTGAGTAAAAATGAACTTATAAATTTGGGATATGAAAAAAATCTGATTGATTTTGTTAAATCTCAAGAGCATCCTTTTAAACTTCTGCCCGGGGATGTAATGAGCCATTATCCGCTCGGAAGGCTTTTTTATTTGGAAGATAAAAAAGATACAAAAAGGTTTTATAATAAAGACATTTCCCCGACAGGGCTTATGCCGGGCAAGAAAGCTATGAGGGCAAAAGATTTCGCCAGGCATATAGAAGAAAAATACGACGAACTGATTCCGGCAAACGGAGACAGGAGAATTGCCTGGATTTTTCCTGAAATAATTGATAAAAATTATATTAAAGAAAAAGCCTGGTATGAATTCAGCTTTATTTTGCCAAAAGGCAGTTATGCAACTGTTTTAATTGATATTTTAAAAGGAAATATCAATGAACTTGCCTAA
- a CDS encoding cation diffusion facilitator family transporter has protein sequence MNLPKQATFVATITALTLAIAKLTVGFMSGSVAVIASALDSVLDMAVSIFNNIAIRVSEERPSEKFNYGKGKVEALAALFEGTIIILSGLFIMYEAVNKAIHKEVITHLDISIYVMLFSIVLTGLLVSFLYYVVKKTNHLVIKSDLLHYKTDLITNLSVLISLIIVKFTKFVYIDYILSVLIGVYIIREASEIVKEGFEILLDVSLDFKTVEAIKQIIKKEPLVLDYHCLRTRKAGNRNFVDVHLVLTPDMKLKLAHTIIENVEEKIRKLEPEKVWVINIHADPYDDSFINKLQEECD, from the coding sequence ATGAACTTGCCTAAACAGGCAACTTTTGTTGCCACAATTACCGCTTTGACTCTGGCAATTGCAAAATTAACCGTAGGTTTTATGAGCGGAAGTGTTGCGGTTATCGCAAGTGCTCTGGACAGTGTTTTGGATATGGCAGTAAGCATATTTAATAATATTGCAATAAGGGTCAGTGAAGAAAGGCCTAGCGAAAAATTCAATTACGGAAAAGGAAAAGTCGAGGCGTTGGCGGCTCTGTTTGAAGGAACAATCATTATATTAAGCGGTCTTTTTATTATGTACGAAGCCGTTAATAAAGCAATTCACAAAGAGGTTATAACCCATCTTGATATTTCTATTTATGTAATGCTTTTTTCCATTGTTTTGACAGGATTGCTTGTCAGTTTTTTATATTATGTGGTAAAAAAAACAAATCATCTGGTTATAAAATCAGATTTACTACATTATAAGACAGATTTAATTACAAACCTCTCTGTTTTAATATCTTTAATAATTGTAAAGTTTACGAAATTTGTTTATATTGATTATATTTTATCTGTTTTAATAGGCGTTTATATTATCCGTGAAGCCAGTGAAATTGTAAAAGAGGGTTTTGAAATACTTTTAGATGTTTCACTTGATTTTAAAACTGTTGAAGCTATAAAGCAGATTATTAAAAAAGAACCTCTTGTACTTGATTATCACTGCTTAAGAACCAGAAAAGCAGGAAACAGAAATTTTGTGGATGTGCATTTAGTATTGACGCCTGATATGAAACTGAAACTTGCCCATACAATAATAGAAAATGTTGAAGAAAAAATCAGAAAATTAGAGCCTGAAAAAGTTTGGGTGATTAATATTCATGCCGACCCTTATGACGATTCTTTTATAAATAAACTTCAGGAAGAGTGCGATTAA
- a CDS encoding succinate dehydrogenase/fumarate reductase iron-sulfur subunit → MEKIKYIAKIKRYNPEKNESYWQDFEVEVEDTLTVLELLMHIKDKIDSSLTFRAFCRSAICGSCAMIVNGRSTLACKVQAKDKIRNGVIKIEPLHHLPVIKDLVVDQEPAFDKLKEIKPYLEPDPKKVPDNLKSESLVSPEEFAMYDKQTDCILCMACYGQCNALEGDEKYLGPFQLTKAFRFIMDSRDGMDVEERVKLVEESGIYECVQCQMCLAACPKGIKPAEDILQLRRIAKDVGEDTPAIRRARFWFQTVYETGQIDKFNLPVVALEDEGEEIKQNLEKEFRERGLREEEFGPKPFKGIKDFQNFIKKLQKELK, encoded by the coding sequence ATGGAAAAAATAAAATATATTGCAAAAATAAAAAGATATAATCCTGAAAAAAATGAGAGTTACTGGCAAGATTTTGAAGTCGAAGTTGAAGATACATTGACTGTGCTTGAATTATTAATGCATATAAAAGATAAAATTGATTCAAGCCTTACATTCAGAGCGTTTTGTAGAAGTGCAATCTGCGGCAGCTGTGCAATGATTGTTAACGGCAGAAGCACCCTTGCGTGTAAAGTTCAGGCAAAAGATAAAATAAGAAACGGTGTAATTAAAATTGAGCCGCTTCATCATTTGCCGGTAATAAAAGATTTGGTGGTAGACCAGGAACCCGCTTTTGATAAACTAAAAGAAATAAAACCATATCTTGAACCTGATCCAAAAAAAGTACCCGATAATCTAAAAAGCGAATCTTTGGTTAGCCCTGAAGAATTTGCAATGTATGATAAACAGACGGACTGTATTTTATGTATGGCATGTTACGGTCAATGCAATGCACTTGAGGGTGATGAAAAATACCTTGGCCCCTTTCAGCTTACAAAAGCGTTTAGGTTTATAATGGATAGCCGCGATGGAATGGATGTTGAAGAAAGGGTTAAATTGGTAGAAGAAAGCGGAATATATGAATGTGTGCAGTGTCAGATGTGTCTTGCGGCATGTCCTAAGGGAATTAAACCGGCAGAAGACATACTTCAGCTAAGACGTATTGCAAAAGATGTGGGTGAAGATACACCTGCAATAAGAAGGGCAAGATTCTGGTTTCAGACTGTTTATGAAACAGGACAGATTGACAAATTTAACCTGCCGGTTGTAGCTCTTGAGGATGAAGGGGAAGAAATAAAACAAAATTTGGAAAAAGAATTTAGAGAAAGAGGACTTAGGGAAGAAGAATTCGGGCCAAAACCGTTTAAGGGTATTAAAGATTTTCAAAACTTTATTAAAAAACTGCAAAAGGAACTTAAATGA
- a CDS encoding RIO1 family regulatory kinase/ATPase, giving the protein MNYEIIEKIGEGNRGEVFKVKLENGETAALKWLKSDLAKKEYGFLRLLDGFYAPKPLFLGKHYFIMELVVGKPLKELINTKQYYETLKETLIGAYELDKKHIYHTQLGRYYHIIKRKKDIKFLDFERAKLTKNSRNFLQIIGYYLNRDEKFDKSKLNKIIDLYKKDKLKALNLSLKMIDEIF; this is encoded by the coding sequence ATGAATTATGAAATAATTGAAAAAATAGGTGAGGGAAACAGGGGGGAAGTTTTTAAAGTTAAGTTGGAAAACGGTGAAACTGCGGCACTTAAATGGCTTAAAAGCGATTTAGCCAAAAAAGAGTATGGATTTTTAAGACTTTTAGACGGTTTTTATGCACCAAAACCCCTTTTTCTCGGAAAACATTATTTTATAATGGAACTGGTTGTTGGAAAGCCTCTTAAAGAGTTAATTAATACAAAACAATATTATGAAACTTTAAAAGAAACTTTAATTGGAGCATACGAGCTTGATAAAAAACATATATACCATACCCAGCTTGGAAGATATTATCATATAATTAAAAGAAAAAAAGATATTAAATTTTTGGATTTTGAGAGGGCAAAATTAACTAAAAATTCCCGTAATTTTTTGCAGATAATCGGATATTATTTAAACAGGGATGAAAAATTTGATAAAAGTAAGTTAAATAAAATAATTGATTTATACAAAAAAGATAAATTAAAAGCTTTGAATTTGTCTCTTAAAATGATTGATGAAATTTTTTAA
- a CDS encoding PAS domain-containing protein: MAAKPYTTPSWKEITFKDEGLDARALITMTDLKGIITFASHAYRQMTKFTKSDLVGSPHSIVRHPFMPEAAFKDMWDTIQRGEHWSGMVMNLRKDSNHYWVEVNCDPIDKEGGIVHDPNKIAGYLAIRREPSRDEIQQAYELYKALRKSELLEKKALKEWERELLLKLDKLPKNAEDLLANK; this comes from the coding sequence ATGGCTGCAAAACCTTATACCACACCATCTTGGAAAGAAATCACTTTTAAAGACGAGGGGCTTGATGCGAGGGCTCTTATAACAATGACCGATTTAAAAGGTATTATTACTTTTGCTTCCCATGCTTACAGGCAGATGACAAAATTTACAAAAAGCGATTTAGTGGGCTCTCCCCATTCAATTGTAAGACATCCTTTTATGCCTGAAGCCGCCTTTAAGGATATGTGGGATACAATTCAAAGAGGTGAGCACTGGAGCGGAATGGTTATGAATTTAAGAAAAGATTCAAATCATTACTGGGTGGAAGTAAACTGCGATCCGATAGATAAAGAAGGCGGCATTGTTCATGATCCAAATAAAATAGCCGGATATTTAGCTATCAGAAGAGAGCCCAGCAGAGATGAAATACAGCAGGCTTATGAATTATATAAAGCTTTGAGGAAATCTGAACTTTTAGAAAAAAAAGCCCTTAAAGAATGGGAAAGAGAACTTTTGTTAAAACTCGACAAATTACCTAAAAATGCGGAAGATTTATTGGCTAATAAATGA
- a CDS encoding SLAC1 anion channel family protein, producing the protein MRSLQYFPVQLFAVVMGLSGLTIAYAKAFHFLHLPYWPYFILLILDTAAFFCIFITYMIKWIKYPDAIKAEINHPVKSSFIPAISISFLLISIAYMDYAPTISVTFWWIGAWLHLFFTFSVIKFWIRHSFDVKMISPAWFIPIVGNVLVPVAGVDVVNEYINLFFFTLGIFYWIVLFTIVTYRMIFHHPLPKKLIPTFFILIAPPAVGFISYFRITFGSIDIFSMILYLIGLFTFLLLIAKKSLYTQIPFFISWWAYTFPLAAITIATTLIYSSFRNCSMYWFSLLLLVIVTVVVFYVAYKTYLAIKAQKICIPEEE; encoded by the coding sequence ATGAGAAGTTTACAATATTTTCCAGTTCAGCTTTTTGCGGTTGTAATGGGTCTTTCAGGTTTAACCATTGCATATGCAAAAGCGTTTCATTTTTTACATTTGCCGTATTGGCCCTACTTTATATTGCTTATTTTAGATACAGCGGCATTTTTTTGTATTTTTATTACTTATATGATTAAATGGATAAAATATCCGGATGCAATAAAGGCTGAGATTAATCATCCTGTAAAAAGTTCTTTTATTCCGGCCATTTCAATCAGCTTTTTGCTTATTTCCATTGCATATATGGATTATGCCCCTACTATCAGTGTAACATTTTGGTGGATAGGTGCTTGGCTTCATCTGTTTTTTACATTCAGCGTAATTAAATTTTGGATAAGACACAGTTTTGATGTAAAAATGATAAGTCCAGCATGGTTTATTCCTATTGTAGGCAATGTATTGGTGCCTGTTGCAGGAGTTGATGTTGTGAATGAATACATTAACCTGTTTTTCTTTACTTTGGGAATTTTTTATTGGATTGTTTTATTTACAATAGTAACATACAGAATGATTTTCCATCATCCGTTGCCTAAAAAACTGATACCTACATTTTTTATTTTAATAGCACCGCCTGCTGTAGGATTTATCAGCTATTTTAGAATTACTTTTGGAAGTATCGATATATTTAGTATGATATTATATTTAATCGGATTGTTTACTTTTTTACTTTTAATTGCAAAAAAAAGCTTATATACGCAAATACCGTTTTTTATTTCGTGGTGGGCATATACATTCCCGCTTGCGGCAATTACAATTGCCACTACTTTAATTTACAGCAGTTTTAGAAACTGCTCAATGTATTGGTTTTCATTATTACTGTTAGTAATAGTTACCGTTGTTGTATTTTATGTTGCATATAAAACATATTTGGCAATAAAAGCACAAAAAATTTGTATACCAGAGGAGGAATAA
- a CDS encoding YbhB/YbcL family Raf kinase inhibitor-like protein, whose amino-acid sequence MRKFLLLIGGVIMYALTLTSPDFGEKISIEQVYPDCGGANISPELIWENAPKNTKSFAITMFDPDAPTDHGWWHWIVVNIPADINKFPRNAGNPQSEYFDLGLQTINDYKEVGYGGPCPPPGKPHRYIITVYALDAEGFDVDININPQILAKAIEEHTIDKASIKGLYARGWK is encoded by the coding sequence ATGAGAAAATTTTTATTATTAATAGGAGGTGTAATAATGTATGCATTAACTTTAACTTCGCCGGATTTTGGTGAAAAAATTTCAATTGAACAGGTTTATCCCGACTGCGGCGGGGCAAATATTTCACCCGAACTTATATGGGAAAATGCTCCAAAAAACACAAAATCGTTTGCCATTACGATGTTTGATCCGGATGCTCCGACTGATCACGGGTGGTGGCACTGGATAGTGGTGAATATTCCCGCAGACATCAATAAATTTCCAAGAAATGCGGGGAATCCGCAGAGTGAGTATTTTGATTTAGGATTACAAACCATAAATGATTACAAAGAGGTGGGATATGGGGGACCGTGTCCACCTCCCGGAAAGCCGCACAGATATATTATTACCGTTTATGCCCTGGATGCTGAAGGGTTTGATGTTGATATAAACATAAATCCTCAAATATTAGCAAAAGCTATAGAAGAGCATACAATTGACAAAGCTTCAATAAAAGGACTTTATGCAAGAGGCTGGAAATAG
- a CDS encoding thiamine-phosphate kinase codes for MKEEFFIKQFKNKYIGDDGAIINEKWKMKNGKWIVASDSFFENIHFKRKWFRLDEISYKASLVNISDIIVMNAKPKYALINIGFPKSLSLKEIELLANGFKKAADEYNYEIIGGDTIRNDKIAISMTFMGVSNRPVFRKAKLDEYVAFTGDLGSVKKNLQILLRGEKISKNSKFIKPLLRDKFFYKVSKYITAACDISDGLFKELERISKISNVDFEFFKKFNKRIGCSGEEYEILFTFPKKNLSVIKNISKLTRTPITVFAVTKRGRFKSVCPENHF; via the coding sequence ATGAAAGAAGAGTTTTTTATAAAACAGTTTAAAAATAAATATATCGGGGATGACGGGGCAATTATAAATGAAAAATGGAAAATGAAAAATGGAAAATGGATAGTTGCGAGTGATTCTTTTTTTGAGAATATTCATTTTAAAAGAAAATGGTTTCGTTTGGATGAAATAAGTTATAAAGCAAGTCTGGTAAATATCAGTGATATTATTGTTATGAATGCCAAGCCAAAATATGCTTTAATAAATATAGGGTTTCCTAAAAGTTTGAGTTTGAAAGAAATTGAACTGCTTGCTAACGGATTTAAAAAAGCAGCGGATGAGTATAATTACGAAATAATTGGTGGAGACACCATAAGAAACGATAAAATAGCCATATCGATGACATTTATGGGAGTAAGTAATAGGCCCGTTTTCAGAAAAGCCAAACTTGATGAATATGTGGCTTTTACCGGGGATTTGGGAAGTGTAAAAAAAAATTTGCAGATACTGCTTAGAGGTGAAAAAATATCTAAAAATTCCAAATTTATAAAACCCCTTTTAAGAGATAAATTTTTTTATAAGGTTTCAAAATATATAACAGCGGCATGCGATATAAGCGACGGGCTTTTTAAAGAGCTTGAGCGAATCAGTAAAATTTCAAATGTTGATTTTGAATTTTTTAAAAAATTTAATAAAAGAATAGGATGCAGTGGGGAAGAGTATGAAATACTTTTTACTTTTCCAAAAAAAAATCTCTCTGTCATAAAAAACATTTCAAAACTGACAAGAACCCCGATAACTGTTTTTGCCGTGACTAAAAGGGGCAGATTTAAAAGTGTCTGTCCTGAAAACCATTTTTAA
- a CDS encoding CoB--CoM heterodisulfide reductase iron-sulfur subunit B family protein, translating to MKKIGIYPGCCFQGADVHNYDITVGFLKNMGIEGILLDRAACCGGGVIDETNKLVVYGLNARNIALAEEKGVDLYTPCNTCYMVIAKTKLALDSDPELKEKVNKILSDEGLEYKGEAKIYHTLNLIRDFIGLDEYKKRLKREISGVKVAPYYGCHVLAPNEVALDDVDNPTILKEILEPLGVEVIEGYKNENTCCGYHASYTDKNQKERLAIKPLEGAKEAGADIVATPCPLCHKAMDGKEEPILQVTQLINVACGMSPDETGINLNKTEVKLSI from the coding sequence ATGAAAAAAATAGGAATTTATCCTGGATGCTGTTTTCAGGGGGCTGATGTTCATAATTATGATATAACCGTCGGTTTTCTTAAAAATATGGGAATTGAAGGGATATTACTTGATAGGGCTGCCTGTTGTGGAGGAGGTGTTATTGATGAAACTAACAAATTGGTTGTTTACGGGCTAAATGCCAGAAATATTGCTTTGGCAGAAGAAAAAGGTGTGGATTTATATACTCCCTGCAATACCTGCTATATGGTCATTGCAAAAACAAAACTCGCACTAGACAGTGACCCTGAACTTAAAGAAAAAGTAAATAAAATACTCTCTGATGAAGGGCTGGAGTATAAAGGTGAGGCTAAAATTTATCATACATTAAATTTAATAAGGGATTTTATAGGGCTTGACGAATATAAAAAAAGACTAAAAAGAGAAATCAGCGGAGTAAAAGTAGCGCCTTATTACGGGTGTCATGTTCTTGCTCCAAACGAAGTGGCGCTTGATGATGTGGATAATCCTACCATTTTAAAAGAAATTCTTGAGCCGCTTGGTGTTGAGGTAATTGAAGGTTATAAAAACGAAAATACATGCTGCGGATATCATGCAAGTTATACAGATAAAAATCAAAAAGAAAGACTTGCAATAAAACCTCTTGAGGGGGCAAAAGAAGCTGGGGCTGATATTGTGGCTACACCGTGTCCGTTATGCCATAAAGCCATGGATGGGAAGGAAGAGCCGATATTGCAAGTAACCCAGCTTATAAATGTAGCTTGTGGAATGAGCCCGGATGAGACAGGTATAAACCTTAATAAAACAGAAGTTAAACTCTCAATTTAA
- the thiS gene encoding sulfur carrier protein ThiS, with protein MENGKWKMSANEQSELNSPGRLKNGYGEKLKRMIMKMKIKINGIEKEIPENTTISELLSSLNILDKTMAVAVNMKIVKKDNWKNYKLQDGDKIEALNFVGGG; from the coding sequence ATGGAAAATGGAAAATGGAAAATGAGTGCAAATGAGCAAAGCGAATTAAACTCACCTGGCCGTTTGAAAAACGGCTATGGTGAAAAGTTAAAAAGGATGATAATGAAAATGAAAATAAAAATTAATGGAATTGAAAAAGAAATTCCCGAAAATACTACAATTTCAGAGCTTTTAAGCTCTCTTAATATCCTTGATAAAACAATGGCAGTTGCCGTAAATATGAAAATAGTTAAAAAAGATAACTGGAAAAATTATAAATTACAAGATGGTGATAAAATAGAAGCGCTTAATTTTGTAGGTGGAGGATAA